In the Endozoicomonas sp. SCSIO W0465 genome, TGCAGGTTTAGCAGCCCCAATGAAGCTCGATAGGCTTGTTCAGGATGCTCCTTGCTATCCAGCAGTGATTGAATAAAACAATAGACTTCCTGACCAATGTCGTTAGCCCAGTTAAGTAAACGCTCAGGCGTCCAATCCTGATGGTGACGATGTCGTTCCGGCATATGAACTGCTAACGTCGTAAATCCACGTGTGTGCTTGCGAGCGTGGCTGGCCACCACTTTACCGTTAGCGTAGATCGTGACGCAGTGCTCAGTCGCCTGTACTTCTACTTCCTGCCTGGCAAGCTGATGGGGAACCGAGTAGGCGTGCCCCTTGCAGATAATATGATAATCCACATTCACCCGGGCCTTGATAAACTCAGCGAACACAAAAGATTGCTTCGGCAGTGGCTTGAGGGCTGGTTCATCCAGTTGTTCAAACGCACTACGTCGCGTTCCTGGCAACTGCTTAAAGGGCTTCAGGTTCAGTTCGATTAACAGCTCACGTATCCGCAGGTTCAGCTCTGCCAGGGTAAAGAACATTTCATGACGAAGCCTGGCCAGTATCCACCGCTCCACTACCTGTACACCGACTTCTGCTTTGGCCTTGTCTTTGGGTTTGTAGGGGCGTGCCGGAATGACTGCCACCTGGTAGTGACAAGCCAGGTGCTGGTATGATGGGTTGAGATCCGGCTCGTACCGACAGGCTTTGATAACTGCGCACTTTGGGTTGTCTGGCACCCCCCTGTGTCAGCATAGTTGTCGCCTCTCCTGAAATTAGAAATCTCAACAGGGGGCGGTCTATGAGTAATCAATGGCCCGCTATTCAGAAGAGTTCAAAGAGTCCATCATTCAGAAGATGATGCCACCCAATAATGTGCCAGTTTCGCAGTTGGTACGTGAGACTGGTATCTCTGATGTGACCCTGTACACTTGGCGAAAGAAAGCAGTATCTAAAGGAGTGCCTGTGCCGGGCGACGGAAAGAATCCAGATCAATGGACAACTGAAAACAAGTTAGCCGTAATCATTGAAACGGCTGCGTTAAATGAAGCAGAAATGGCTGAATACTGTCGTAAAAAAGGTCTGTTTGCTGAACAAATTCAGCAGTGGAAGGCTGCCTTTATTAACAGTGTTTCTGTCCAGCCTGAAAGTCAGTCAAAACAGCGTAAGGCGCTGTCTGACGAACACAAAAAAGATAAGAAAACCATCAAAAAGCTTGAGCGTGAACTCAATCGCAAGGACAAGGCGTTAGCAGAAACTGCTGCCTTGCTGGTACTCACAAAAAAGGCCCAAGAGATCTGGGGGGCGCCAGAGGACGATTAGTCTCTCTCCCGGATCGACAAAATGCTGTTAGCCTGATTAAACAGGCAGTTAAAGATGGGGCTCGTCAGTCAAAAGCCTGCAAAGCCCTTGGTCTTACAGAAAGAACTGTACAACGCTGGATGCAGGGTGATGACGTGCGCGCAGATAATCGCAAAAATGCTGACAGGCCAGAACCGGTTAACAAGTTTTCTGAAGCTGAGCGACAGGCGATTGTTGACGTCTGTAACAGCGAGCGGTTCAAAAGCCTTCCGCCCAGCCAGATTGTGCCCACATTGTTAGATGAAGGTCTCTATATGGGGTCTGAAAGGACATTTTACCGGGTGTTGGAGGAAACAGGGCAACAGCATCATCGGGGCAGTGCTGCCAAGCCAAACAGGTATAAGCCAACGTCCTGGTGTGCTACCGGACCCAACCAGGTCTGGTCCTGGGATATTACCTATCTGCGCTCTCCGATACGGGGGCAGTTTTATTACCTGTACCTGGTGATAGACATCTTTAGTCGTATGATTGTTACATGGGAAATTCATGAAACCGAATCAGCTGAGCATGCATCAGAAATGATCACTAAAGCCTGTATCAAACAGGGAATTGCAGCCTTGGAGTGGCCACTGGTTCTGCACTCAGATAATGGTAGTCCCATGAAGGGTGGCACTATGCTGTCAACACTGCAGCGTCTTGGGGTCGTGAGCTCATTCAGTCGTCCCCGGGTCAGTGATGATAACCCCTTTTCCGAGGCCATATTCAGAACCCTGAAATACCGCCCTGGTTATCCGCGCACGCCATTTGCTGATCTTGAAGCAGCACGTAGCTGGGTGCATGGTTTTGCCCAATGGTACAACGAAGAGCACAAGCACAGTGGGCTGAAATTTCTGACACCCGGGCAAAGGCATCGTGGTGAAACCAAGGTGCTTATGGCTAACCGCAGAAAGGTTTATGAACAAGCCAAAGAACGTCACCCAGAGCGCTGGGGAAAGAGGTCAACAAGGAACTGGGATCTGGCTGATGAAGTCTGGTTGAATCCCGACAGACCTGCTGATGATCAACTAAGCAAAGCCGCTTAAGTTGAGGCGACAACTATGTTGACAAACACCGGCACAACAATTTCTGGCACCCCACCAAAGAACTCAAAGGCCCGTTCATGAGACCCCAGCCAGTCCTCTGTTTTTTGTGACAGAGTCGCTTCAGCGTAGGTATAGTTGGACGCTCCCAGCACTGCCACAAATATCTGGGCATTGTGGGCAATTTCGCCGGTGTCCGGGTTGATGATTGGCATGGTTGGCCCGGCATAATCAACAAATAACTTTTCACCTGCATTGTGCAGCTGTCGCATAGATCGCTTTTGACAACCACGCCACTGATTGTAACGGTGACAGTACTGGGCATAGCTGTAGGCATTGAGGGGGTGGGCCTGACAGTATTCTTCCCAGAGTCGTTGTTTGGTCACTTCCTTGCGCTTCAGTTCCTGATGCACCTCAGCCCAGTCAGGATCAATCAACCCTTTTCGATTGGCTATCGAGGCATCGGGAAACAGCGCCTGAATAAGCTCAGGCTCAGATATATCCTCTGCCAGGGGCCAGCTTAATTCCGATTCCTGAAAGGCCTTAACGTAGTTGGATACCGTCCCCACACTGACCCGTACACTGCGGGAAATTTGTCGGAAGCTGAGTTGGCTGCCAAACCGCATCCGGAGTATTTCTAGTAGCTTACGCATGGTAATCCTGTTTTCTGTCATGGCCGGTTCCCTCTCTTGGTACAGATAAGAACGGCCAAAGTTATGGAAAATCAATGCATAAGAAGATATTTGTTAGCTGTATTAGACCGGTTTATGGTCTGTTGAACAGCGTTTCTGGAAGCTTGAACGGTGATTCTGGAAATCATCAAAAAGTGTTCAAAAGAAACCAGAATAGGTGTTCAAGTGTTACCAGAATGGGTGTTCAAGTGTTACCAGAATGAGTGTTCAAGAGTTACCAGAATATGCAAGGTCAGGTTTTTGCAATTTTGCTAACTCGCTACAAGAACAAAGAGCTTGAGTAAACTATCATACTAGCGTAACTGTTCAGCACCCCCACATAAATCTGGAATTTTCTGATTTTTATACCATCCTCTTAAGCACCATTTTTCCACAATATTCGCCAGCATGATTCCAGAACTACCCGCAACTATGTCGGCTGAGATTCTCTTGAAAGAGAATGCAGAGCTGCGGATGAGAGTTGCCTGTCTGGAAGAGCGATGTCGAGAATTGGAAGAAAAGGTTGGCAAGAACAGTCAAAACAGCAGCAAGCCGCCATCGTCTGATGGTTATCAAAAACCGTAACTGTTCAGCACCCCCACATAAATCTGGAATTTTCTGATTTTTATACCATCCTCTTAAGCACCATTTTTCCACAATATTCGCCAGCATGATTCCAGAACTACCCGCAACTATGTCGGCTGAGATTCTCTTGAAAGAGAATGCAGAGCTGCGGATGAGAGTTGCCTGTCTGGAAGAGCGATGTCGAGAATTGGAAGAAAAGGTTGGCAAGAACAGTCAAAACAGCAGCAAGCCGCCATCGTCTGATGGTTATCAAAAACCTTGTAAAAACAGTAATTCTCCAGATCATTCTGACGACCTTTCCGCAGATAAAGGTACCGATCCATCGGATGAAAAACCCAATCCTAAAAGTCTGAGACAGTCTTCTGGTAATAAAGCCGGTGGAAAGAAAGGGCATCAGGGCACTTGTCTTAAACAGGTCGATATCCCTGACTATATTGAGTACCTTCCGGTTAAAGAATGCAATAAATGTCAGGCGTCTCTTCTTGATAGTGAGCCGGTCAAATATATTGAACGACAGGTGTTTGAACCAGGGAGACCGGGTGAATTTGAAGTAACGGCCCATAGAGCTGAAGTAAAAATCTGCACTTGTGGTTGTCGGAATCAGGCTGAATTCCCGGAAGGTGTTACCGCTGCCGCACAATATGGCTCAGCCACACAGGCTATGGCCGTCTATCTTAACCAATACCATTTCCTGCCTTTTAAGCGCGTGTCAGAGTATTTTAATACTCTCTATAAAATGAGTGTAAGTGCAGGCACTGTCGCCAATTTTGTGGCCAGAACCTATGAAAATCTGGCTTCTACTGAAGAGGTTATTCGTGACGCCTTGCGGGAATCGTCTGTTGCCGGAGCCGATGAAACGGGTATGCGGGCCGAGGGCTCTTTGCACTGGCTACACGTTATGCGGGATGAACAATGGACGCTCTACTACTTGTCTGAAAAGCGAGGTCGTGAGGCCATGGACACGATGGGCATACTGCTAACATTTGCAGGCGTTCTGGTTCATGATCATTGGAAATCCTATTTTGCATATGCGGCAACTCACGTACTTTGCAATGCCCATCACCTGAGGGAGCTTTTGGGTGTTGTTGATAGGGACAGCAATCAACTGGCGTTGCGATTGATGAAGCTACTGAGGCTTTCCTGGCATTACTGCAAGGGCTTTAAGACCATAGGTATGCTACAGATGCCAAGTGTTGTCTGTGAACGAATCGAGAAGATTTATGACCGGTTGCTTCAGCGGGCTCTAATGAAAGAAGTCGTCTATATGGAGAAGCAACGAGAGGAGCTTAAGCGCAAGAAAGTCAAGAATACTAAAGCTTACAATCTCTTCAAACGACTCACTGAGTTCAAGGCTGAGACACTGCGCTTCATGTCAGATTTTACCATTCCCTTCGATAACAATGGCAGTGAGCGGGATGTTCGAATGGCCAAGTTAAAGCAGAAAATCTCAGGCTGCTTCAGGAGTGCAGACGGTGGTTCTATGTTTGCACGGATTCGCAGCTATTTGTCGTCTGCCAGAAAACAGGGAATGGACATATATCAATCACTTCATAGAGCTGTTCGGAATTACTGTAATATGCCTTTGCTCAGTGCTGAATAGTTACCAAAAACCTTGTAAAAACAGTAATTCTCCAGATCATTCTGACGACCTTTCCGCAGATAAAGGTACCGATCCATCGGATGAAAAACCCAATCCTAAAAGTCTGAGACAGTCTTCTGGTAATAAAGCCGGTGGAAAGAAAGGGCATCAGGGCACTTGTCTTAAACAGGTCGATATCCCTGACTATATTGAGTACCTTCCGGTTAAAGAATGCAATAAATGTCAGGCGTCTCTTCTTGATAGTGAGCCGGTCAAATATATTGAACGACAGGTGTTTGAACCAGGGAGACCGGGTGAATTTGAAGTAACGGCCCATAGAGCTGAAGTAAAAATCTGCACTTGTGGTTGTCGGAATCAGGCTGAATTCCCGGAAGGTGTTACCGCTGCCGCACAATATGGCTCAGCCACACAGGCTATGGCCGTCTATCTTAACCAATACCATTTCCTGCCTTTTAAGCGCGTGTCAGAGTATTTTAATACTCTCTATAAAATGAGTGTAAGTGCAGGCACTGTCGCCAATTTTGTGGCCAGAACCTATGAAAATCTGGCTTCTACTGAAGAGGTTATTCGTGACGCCTTGCGGGAATCGTCTGTTGCCGGAGCCGATGAAACGGGTATGCGGGCCGAGGGCTCTTTGCACTGGCTACACGTTATGCGGGATGAACAATGGACGCTCTACTACTTGTCTGAAAAGCGAGGTCGTGAGGCCATGGACACGATGGGCATACTGCTAACATTTGCAGGCGTTCTGGTTCATGATCATTGGAAATCCTATTTTGCATATGCGGCAACTCACGTACTTTGCAATGCCCATCACCTGAGGGAGCTTTTGGGTGTTGTTGATAGGGACAGCAATCAACTGGCGTTGCGATTGATGAAGCTACTGAGGCTTTCCTGGCATTACTGCAAGGGCTTTAAGACCATAGGTATGCTACAGATGCCAAGTGTTGTCTGTGAACGAATCGAGAAGATTTATGACCGGTTGCTTCAGCGGGCTCTAATGAAAGAAGTCGTCTATATGGAGAAGCAACGAGAGGAGCTTAAGCGCAAGAAAGTCAAGAATACTAAAGCTTACAATCTCTTCAAACGACTCACTGAGTTCAAGGCTGAGACACTGCGCTTCATGTCAGATTTTACCATTCCCTTCGATAACAATGGCAGTGAGCGGGATGTTCGAATGGCCAAGTTAAAGCAGAAAATCTCAGGCTGCTTCAGGAGTGCAGACGGTGGTTCTATGTTTGCACGGATTCGCAGCTATTTGTCGTCTGCCAGAAAACAGGGAATGGACATATATCAATCACTTCATAGAGCTGTTCGGAATTACTGTAATATGCCTTTGCTCAGTGCTGAATAGTTACGATAAAGCTTTATGTATATCGAGAAGCTTAGGCATTTCATGAAATGTTTCCCTTGCCTTAACAAACAGCTCAAAATAATCTCCAATCATCTTCCTTTCGTTATCAGTGGCATTATTTCCTGCATACATCCATTCAAAGTTTCTGAATCTATTTTCAGAAAGTTGATTACTTGTTACAGGCTTCCATGGCAAACCATATCGCTCACTACTCAATTTTTCTATCAAAAGTCTCTCTTGAAAACGACTAAAGACTTTTAATGAATCCAAGGATATTTTTTCTATAACTTCTGAGTCACCTTTTATTGATTCAGACCAGCCAGTGTTATTTGTTGAAGAGAAGAGAACTATATCAATGGTGATGACAAAATCACCATTAAGGTGATGTCGCAATCCCCACTCTTGACAAACGGCCATACTAATCTCTGGTGGGATAGCAAACTGATCATA is a window encoding:
- a CDS encoding IS66 family transposase; translated protein: MLNSYQKPCKNSNSPDHSDDLSADKGTDPSDEKPNPKSLRQSSGNKAGGKKGHQGTCLKQVDIPDYIEYLPVKECNKCQASLLDSEPVKYIERQVFEPGRPGEFEVTAHRAEVKICTCGCRNQAEFPEGVTAAAQYGSATQAMAVYLNQYHFLPFKRVSEYFNTLYKMSVSAGTVANFVARTYENLASTEEVIRDALRESSVAGADETGMRAEGSLHWLHVMRDEQWTLYYLSEKRGREAMDTMGILLTFAGVLVHDHWKSYFAYAATHVLCNAHHLRELLGVVDRDSNQLALRLMKLLRLSWHYCKGFKTIGMLQMPSVVCERIEKIYDRLLQRALMKEVVYMEKQREELKRKKVKNTKAYNLFKRLTEFKAETLRFMSDFTIPFDNNGSERDVRMAKLKQKISGCFRSADGGSMFARIRSYLSSARKQGMDIYQSLHRAVRNYCNMPLLSAE
- a CDS encoding DUF6444 domain-containing protein codes for the protein MIPELPATMSAEILLKENAELRMRVACLEERCRELEEKVGKNSQNSSKPPSSDGYQKP
- a CDS encoding IS3 family transposase (programmed frameshift), whose protein sequence is MARYSEEFKESIIQKMMPPNNVPVSQLVRETGISDVTLYTWRKKAVSKGVPVPGDGKNPDQWTTENKLAVIIETAALNEAEMAEYCRKKGLFAEQIQQWKAAFINSVSVQPESQSKQRKALSDEHKKDKKTIKKLERELNRKDKALAETAALLVLTKKGPRDLGGARGRLVSLPDRQNAVSLIKQAVKDGARQSKACKALGLTERTVQRWMQGDDVRADNRKNADRPEPVNKFSEAERQAIVDVCNSERFKSLPPSQIVPTLLDEGLYMGSERTFYRVLEETGQQHHRGSAAKPNRYKPTSWCATGPNQVWSWDITYLRSPIRGQFYYLYLVIDIFSRMIVTWEIHETESAEHASEMITKACIKQGIAALEWPLVLHSDNGSPMKGGTMLSTLQRLGVVSSFSRPRVSDDNPFSEAIFRTLKYRPGYPRTPFADLEAARSWVHGFAQWYNEEHKHSGLKFLTPGQRHRGETKVLMANRRKVYEQAKERHPERWGKRSTRNWDLADEVWLNPDRPADDQLSKAA
- a CDS encoding IS66 family transposase → MIPELPATMSAEILLKENAELRMRVACLEERCRELEEKVGKNSQNSSKPPSSDGYQKPCKNSNSPDHSDDLSADKGTDPSDEKPNPKSLRQSSGNKAGGKKGHQGTCLKQVDIPDYIEYLPVKECNKCQASLLDSEPVKYIERQVFEPGRPGEFEVTAHRAEVKICTCGCRNQAEFPEGVTAAAQYGSATQAMAVYLNQYHFLPFKRVSEYFNTLYKMSVSAGTVANFVARTYENLASTEEVIRDALRESSVAGADETGMRAEGSLHWLHVMRDEQWTLYYLSEKRGREAMDTMGILLTFAGVLVHDHWKSYFAYAATHVLCNAHHLRELLGVVDRDSNQLALRLMKLLRLSWHYCKGFKTIGMLQMPSVVCERIEKIYDRLLQRALMKEVVYMEKQREELKRKKVKNTKAYNLFKRLTEFKAETLRFMSDFTIPFDNNGSERDVRMAKLKQKISGCFRSADGGSMFARIRSYLSSARKQGMDIYQSLHRAVRNYCNMPLLSAE